From Staphylothermus hellenicus DSM 12710, a single genomic window includes:
- a CDS encoding (2Fe-2S)-binding protein, whose protein sequence is MEEKLVKVHLKVNGKEYTLEVPPYERLLDTLRYRLGLTSVKEGCGRGECGICIVLVNGNPRHSCLTLTATLDGAEITTLEGLAPEGKLHAIQVAFLETRGVQCGFCTSGFMLMAKALLDRNPDPSYEEIKEWLSSTLCRCGSYHYYFAAVKLAAKYLKEGKIYFDEKEIRNKYHMKVIGR, encoded by the coding sequence ATGGAGGAGAAACTTGTAAAGGTTCATTTAAAAGTTAATGGAAAAGAATACACGTTAGAAGTACCACCATATGAGAGACTATTAGATACGCTACGATATAGACTGGGATTAACCAGTGTTAAAGAAGGCTGTGGCAGGGGAGAATGTGGAATATGTATAGTCTTAGTAAATGGTAATCCAAGACATTCCTGCCTAACACTAACGGCAACACTTGACGGCGCAGAGATAACAACACTTGAAGGACTAGCTCCTGAAGGAAAACTCCACGCTATACAAGTAGCTTTCCTAGAGACTCGCGGTGTTCAATGCGGATTCTGTACAAGTGGGTTTATGTTGATGGCTAAAGCATTATTGGATAGAAACCCTGATCCAAGCTATGAAGAGATAAAGGAATGGTTAAGCTCAACACTGTGTCGTTGTGGAAGCTACCACTACTACTTTGCAGCCGTCAAGCTGGCAGCGAAGTATTTGAAGGAGGGGAAGATCTATTTTGACGAGAAAGAGATCCGTAACAAATACCATATGAAAGTTATTGGGAGGTGA
- a CDS encoding FAD binding domain-containing protein produces MYRPKSLEDALEFLDKHSGEAKPLAGGTELIILIRDRRIPIPKHLVDLNAIKRELSFVEKKDDGIHIGGGTTLYELSQTFLHKDKRFAGFVDVYKKFGTLALRFEATIAGNLVSATQYNDYITLLLVYDAKLRLVSANGERIVRLEDFLIDKRKVDLKPNELIYEIIFSEPPMNSSSSFIKFDRRELLIAGVVTGAAFLALEDNKIADVKISFDMVREKRIPGRARKSEEFLKGKEFSEEILEKVAEEVLPTEMERVTDWWTNAEYRMDMSKVVLKRNLLRAYKRIKG; encoded by the coding sequence ATATACAGGCCTAAAAGCCTCGAAGACGCGCTGGAATTTCTAGATAAACATAGTGGTGAAGCAAAACCTCTTGCCGGCGGAACAGAGCTCATAATATTGATCAGGGATAGACGAATTCCTATACCGAAACACTTGGTTGACCTCAACGCTATAAAGAGGGAGTTATCATTTGTTGAGAAAAAAGATGACGGCATCCACATAGGTGGTGGAACAACTCTCTATGAGCTAAGCCAGACATTTCTACATAAAGACAAAAGATTTGCGGGATTCGTAGATGTATATAAGAAATTCGGTACCCTAGCATTAAGATTCGAAGCCACAATAGCTGGGAACTTAGTATCTGCTACACAATACAATGACTATATTACTCTCCTACTCGTATACGATGCAAAACTTAGACTAGTAAGTGCTAATGGAGAGAGAATAGTGAGGCTTGAAGACTTCCTAATAGATAAGAGAAAAGTTGATCTAAAACCTAACGAGCTAATATATGAAATAATATTTTCGGAGCCGCCAATGAATAGTAGCAGTAGCTTCATAAAGTTTGATAGAAGAGAACTATTGATAGCCGGTGTAGTTACTGGTGCAGCTTTCCTAGCACTCGAAGACAATAAGATCGCTGATGTTAAGATAAGTTTTGACATGGTTCGAGAGAAAAGAATACCTGGTAGAGCAAGGAAGTCTGAGGAGTTCTTGAAAGGCAAAGAGTTCAGCGAGGAAATACTCGAGAAAGTTGCTGAAGAAGTTCTCCCCACGGAAATGGAGAGGGTAACAGATTGGTGGACAAATGCTGAGTACCGTATGGATATGTCTAAGGTAGTTTTGAAGAGAAACCTGTTAAGAGCATATAAGAGAATTAAGGGGTGA
- a CDS encoding PLP-dependent cysteine synthase family protein: MSLRVCNDIIECIGKTPIIRLQRIEKDQEVGFEIWAKAEFMNPTGSVKDRMAYYMIKRAMDKGELKPGMTIVVPTTGNTGISFSALGSYFGLKVLIVIPEEMSAERFMLMKLFGADFLFTPGGESDAGKALEIARKLAEENPDKYYFFDQWGDEANVQAHYETTGKEILDQIGCPDAFVAQVGTGGTLMGVAKRLKEECKNVIVAGAEPAECPIAYYWFKTGKEGPWGRHEIEGVGDGFVPDIVKRYKHLLDDFVTSTSDEAITMARKIARLEALPVGISSGANVVSAIKLGKSHGLGKEKKIVTILPDYAARYFSTRLFKKKREIVDRKKILEELGI; the protein is encoded by the coding sequence ATGAGCCTACGTGTATGCAACGATATAATTGAATGTATAGGTAAAACACCCATTATCAGACTACAAAGAATAGAGAAGGATCAGGAAGTAGGCTTCGAAATATGGGCTAAAGCAGAGTTCATGAACCCGACTGGGAGCGTCAAGGATCGTATGGCTTACTATATGATCAAAAGAGCAATGGATAAGGGAGAATTAAAACCTGGAATGACAATAGTTGTGCCAACAACTGGAAACACAGGAATATCTTTCTCAGCCCTCGGCAGCTACTTTGGATTAAAAGTATTAATCGTTATCCCAGAGGAAATGAGTGCTGAAAGATTCATGTTAATGAAACTATTTGGAGCAGACTTCCTATTCACACCCGGCGGCGAAAGCGATGCTGGAAAAGCATTAGAGATAGCTAGAAAACTTGCAGAAGAAAACCCGGACAAATATTATTTCTTTGATCAATGGGGTGATGAAGCAAATGTTCAAGCACACTATGAGACAACCGGTAAAGAGATCCTAGACCAGATTGGATGCCCAGACGCATTCGTTGCACAAGTAGGAACAGGCGGGACATTGATGGGTGTAGCTAAGAGGCTTAAGGAGGAATGTAAAAACGTAATAGTAGCAGGGGCTGAGCCAGCTGAGTGCCCTATAGCATATTACTGGTTTAAGACAGGCAAGGAGGGGCCATGGGGTAGGCATGAAATAGAAGGTGTCGGAGACGGATTCGTGCCAGACATTGTTAAACGATATAAGCATCTCCTAGACGATTTCGTAACATCTACAAGTGATGAAGCAATAACAATGGCTAGGAAAATCGCTCGCCTCGAAGCATTGCCTGTAGGAATAAGTAGTGGTGCAAACGTTGTATCAGCAATAAAGCTTGGAAAAAGCCATGGTTTAGGAAAGGAAAAGAAAATTGTAACAATACTGCCAGACTACGCTGCAAGATACTTCTCAACAAGACTGTTCAAGAAGAAAAGGGAAATAGTTGATCGCAAGAAAATACTTGAGGAACTAGGCATATAA
- a CDS encoding FG-GAP-like repeat-containing protein, with the protein MSILRMTIFIVLLVSILASPISYQIIEQPKYIGVWPTYKYNFKHVGYVNIREIIGNNTYRFYAFDLLWKTHSELCVASSPAIGDINNDGYKEVVYSSCDGNLYVVNGSNGEVLWKYPTGGMFADPTIYDVDGDGYYDILTVGASGNLYCLNYDGSEKWVINDRMFSGSPAVGDVDGDDDVEVVMGSNDGYVYVINRNGTVEAKIYVGDMPATTPSLSDIDGDGIDEIIIVEGTYLHVIDYSVNEEKYVVYSLDLGSYLVPPPVLYDVNNDGSDDAVIVSKDAHVFIVDLLNGGIIGETKLNATDTFASPSIGNVDDDPEPEIVVGTMDGLYILNMSLNVKKYFPDLQTYQSSPIIADIDGDGKNEIIFGLHTGEFVIVNATKPSGFFREVEWLYSTDAPIMASPAISDVDNDGLPEILIGSRDYNMYCFKGLLVENQIITATTTTTTTTSVSTSPSNTTTTTTTANTTTTTAPPPPLTTGSQTNTTKKIELPTGTGRFKPIINWGLVIPALIVAIIVVLIVYYKTR; encoded by the coding sequence ATGAGTATATTAAGAATGACGATTTTCATTGTTTTACTTGTTTCTATACTAGCTAGTCCTATAAGTTATCAAATAATTGAACAGCCCAAATACATTGGTGTATGGCCTACTTACAAGTATAATTTTAAACATGTTGGATACGTTAATATTAGGGAGATAATAGGTAATAATACATATCGCTTTTACGCATTTGATCTCTTATGGAAGACCCATTCAGAACTATGCGTAGCTTCTTCCCCGGCTATAGGTGATATTAATAATGATGGGTATAAGGAGGTAGTTTATAGTTCTTGTGATGGTAACTTATATGTTGTTAATGGAAGTAATGGAGAAGTTCTATGGAAATATCCAACTGGCGGAATGTTCGCTGACCCTACAATATATGATGTAGATGGAGATGGATACTATGATATCTTAACAGTTGGTGCCTCCGGTAACCTATACTGTTTAAACTATGATGGAAGCGAGAAATGGGTTATTAATGATAGAATGTTTAGTGGATCACCAGCTGTGGGGGATGTAGATGGGGATGATGATGTAGAGGTGGTAATGGGCTCTAATGATGGATATGTATACGTGATCAACCGTAACGGGACAGTTGAGGCTAAGATTTATGTGGGAGATATGCCTGCAACTACTCCTTCGCTTAGCGATATAGATGGGGATGGAATTGATGAAATCATAATAGTTGAGGGAACATATCTTCATGTAATCGATTATTCTGTTAATGAGGAGAAATATGTGGTTTACAGCTTAGATCTAGGGTCATATCTTGTTCCTCCACCCGTGCTATATGATGTAAACAATGATGGAAGCGATGATGCTGTTATTGTTTCAAAAGATGCACATGTATTCATTGTTGATCTATTAAATGGCGGAATAATTGGTGAAACAAAACTTAATGCAACAGATACTTTTGCTTCACCATCTATAGGAAATGTAGACGATGATCCTGAACCAGAGATTGTTGTAGGTACAATGGATGGATTATATATTCTCAACATGAGCTTAAATGTTAAGAAATACTTCCCCGATCTTCAAACATATCAATCTTCACCGATAATAGCTGATATTGATGGTGACGGGAAAAACGAGATCATATTTGGGCTCCACACGGGAGAGTTTGTCATAGTGAACGCTACTAAGCCTAGTGGTTTCTTCCGCGAGGTTGAATGGCTATATAGCACCGATGCTCCAATAATGGCTTCGCCAGCCATAAGCGATGTAGATAACGACGGGTTACCAGAGATACTTATAGGTAGTAGAGACTATAACATGTATTGTTTTAAAGGATTATTAGTAGAGAACCAAATAATCACAGCAACCACAACAACTACTACAACTACAAGCGTATCTACAAGTCCTTCTAATACAACAACTACAACGACAACCGCCAATACCACAACAACTACAGCACCGCCTCCACCGCTAACAACCGGATCACAAACTAATACCACTAAGAAAATAGAGTTACCTACTGGAACCGGTCGTTTTAAACCAATTATTAACTGGGGCCTTGTGATCCCAGCATTAATAGTAGCCATTATTGTTGTTTTAATAGTATATTATAAGACTAGATAA
- a CDS encoding ABC transporter ATP-binding protein, whose protein sequence is MEKYALIIEELTKRFGKVLALKGISFKASVGEIVGLLGPNGAGKTTTLKAIAGALKPTSGRVYVFGYDSFREQVKVRNLIGVVPELPGLSPELSVYDNLFFVGRIYGMKKHVVMDRIKELSEMLELKDLLRIKYAKLSKGLKRRVDIAAALIHDPKLLLLDEPTTGLDVISASALREYIVKLPREGKTIILSSHYIDEVMNIAHKVILLVKGTKLVEGSPLELKRILKLDKHVKIILDKPIDSSVFDIIAKHIETKSIGYDLRFRHNIVEMRSSNVVKTINEVSDLIRKAGHEIVDIEVVPPSWSDVFKKYIEGFSAKNCEACPLYRGGCIG, encoded by the coding sequence TTGGAGAAATATGCATTAATAATTGAGGAACTCACTAAAAGATTTGGGAAAGTATTAGCGCTGAAAGGTATATCGTTCAAGGCATCTGTAGGAGAAATTGTGGGGTTGCTTGGCCCTAATGGTGCTGGAAAAACAACAACTTTGAAAGCGATTGCTGGTGCTTTAAAACCTACTAGTGGGAGAGTATATGTTTTTGGTTATGATAGTTTTCGTGAACAAGTTAAGGTGAGGAATTTAATAGGGGTTGTTCCAGAACTACCTGGTCTTAGCCCTGAATTAAGTGTTTATGATAATTTATTCTTTGTTGGAAGAATATATGGTATGAAGAAACACGTAGTTATGGATAGGATAAAGGAATTATCGGAAATGCTTGAATTAAAGGATCTTCTAAGAATTAAATATGCTAAGTTATCTAAAGGGTTGAAGAGGAGAGTAGATATTGCTGCTGCTCTAATACATGATCCTAAATTATTGTTGCTGGATGAACCCACAACAGGGCTTGATGTAATATCAGCGTCTGCTTTAAGAGAATATATTGTAAAACTTCCAAGAGAAGGTAAAACAATAATTCTATCATCACACTATATCGATGAAGTAATGAATATTGCTCATAAAGTGATCTTATTGGTTAAAGGCACTAAGCTTGTGGAGGGCTCGCCTCTAGAGCTTAAAAGGATCCTGAAACTAGATAAACATGTGAAAATTATATTGGACAAGCCTATTGATAGCTCTGTATTTGATATAATAGCGAAGCATATTGAGACAAAAAGTATTGGATATGATCTAAGATTTCGCCACAACATTGTTGAGATGAGGAGTTCTAATGTAGTGAAAACAATTAATGAAGTCAGCGATCTAATTAGGAAAGCCGGGCATGAAATAGTTGATATAGAGGTAGTGCCTCCATCATGGAGTGATGTATTTAAGAAATACATTGAGGGGTTCTCAGCGAAGAATTGTGAAGCATGCCCATTATATAGGGGTGGATGCATTGGTTAG
- a CDS encoding ABC transporter permease has translation MVRLRVVSIIFLYDLKKYYSKAPVISWGILTPLAIILLLYFSAGVFGYSRIVPAMFVVSLLFAATSMSQVSVSFEKMSGSINMLYFMPVSIIEILLGKLLGGIIYGFLGTFIASIAVLATTGYSAIIRPLFFTYGIVVGSLLFSFISLLFAFAYEPIKAVALLNIVRFLMIFLGGLIIPKPLMPRNILFIVYIFPSVYVADIVRFGLYNTWDYVDPYTSIIISLIYLIVLIIVTVRIVSRTFYP, from the coding sequence TTGGTTAGGCTTAGAGTGGTATCAATTATTTTCCTGTATGATTTAAAAAAATATTATTCTAAAGCACCTGTTATTAGCTGGGGAATATTAACGCCCCTCGCAATTATTCTCCTACTATATTTTAGTGCTGGCGTATTCGGTTATTCCAGAATAGTTCCAGCAATGTTTGTTGTTAGCTTATTATTTGCAGCTACAAGTATGTCTCAGGTATCTGTTAGTTTTGAGAAAATGAGTGGTTCGATAAATATGCTGTACTTTATGCCTGTAAGTATTATAGAGATATTGCTGGGTAAGCTTCTAGGAGGCATAATATATGGTTTTCTAGGAACATTTATTGCTAGTATAGCTGTTTTAGCTACAACGGGTTACTCAGCAATAATAAGGCCATTATTCTTCACCTATGGAATAGTTGTTGGTTCACTTCTATTCTCTTTTATAAGCTTACTATTTGCTTTTGCATACGAACCCATAAAAGCTGTTGCTTTGCTAAATATAGTTAGGTTCTTAATGATTTTTCTCGGAGGACTCATCATACCTAAACCATTGATGCCTAGAAACATATTGTTTATAGTATATATTTTCCCCTCAGTATATGTAGCGGACATAGTTAGGTTTGGACTATATAATACTTGGGACTATGTTGACCCATATACATCGATTATAATATCGTTAATCTACCTAATAGTATTAATAATTGTTACGGTAAGAATAGTTTCCAGAACATTTTATCCATGA
- a CDS encoding ferredoxin yields MSYVKVIVDRDTCIGCGVAPATCPEVFVLGEDNGKNRVVDKYTEKIDEHISIGKVPEDLLECVKSAVDACPVAAIRYETEK; encoded by the coding sequence ATGAGCTATGTCAAAGTAATAGTTGATCGAGACACATGCATAGGATGCGGAGTAGCACCAGCAACATGCCCCGAAGTATTCGTCCTAGGAGAAGATAATGGCAAGAACAGAGTCGTAGACAAATATACAGAGAAAATAGATGAACACATATCTATAGGCAAAGTACCAGAAGATCTCCTTGAATGCGTTAAATCAGCAGTAGACGCATGTCCAGTAGCAGCAATCCGTTACGAAACAGAAAAATAA
- a CDS encoding winged helix-turn-helix domain-containing protein: MGNENIENYLKALAHRIRRDIIRALAEKKHLSYTELMRITGIEDSGTFAFHLKMLHGIVEKDPKTGEYSLTEKGWKLYKALKMFSDEKVEGETARVKESKPAEIIRVSDKIEFTLTRGLAEKLCREGKKIYVSDVLMFKIEDMPEEVIECVLEGVNDVLFIDAPPNLKPLIQIRSGDIGLIGRGGEFVSGLVSGLVKSVLSGISKTMSKTMSKTMSIGYEKKKIPVHIKVDSLSDLEALDMTIDSSSISVFDSGDKIVFEGRRSVEGSVSIDKHIDKLEVRSNSASGKLYFPLTFEEALINIDSSNINGTLKITKNIRSVIDSSNASIKIHDLRESNISLTTDSSSANIELKYSSFTGTSHLKIKSDSSALNLNIYVPESTRIKAVIHGSYGYINVDGRKTREYIDVDYDKSDSRIDIVVKADSSVVKVNIHREK, encoded by the coding sequence ATGGGTAACGAGAATATTGAGAATTATTTGAAAGCATTAGCTCATAGGATTAGAAGAGATATTATTAGAGCTTTAGCTGAGAAGAAGCATCTTAGTTATACTGAGTTAATGAGGATCACTGGCATAGAAGATAGTGGTACGTTTGCTTTTCACTTGAAAATGTTACATGGTATAGTAGAGAAAGATCCTAAGACTGGAGAATACAGTTTAACAGAGAAGGGATGGAAACTCTATAAGGCATTAAAAATGTTTAGTGATGAAAAGGTAGAGGGGGAAACTGCTCGGGTTAAAGAATCTAAACCTGCAGAGATTATAAGGGTTTCTGATAAAATAGAATTTACACTTACACGTGGATTAGCGGAGAAGCTGTGCCGTGAAGGTAAGAAGATATATGTTTCAGACGTACTAATGTTCAAGATCGAGGATATGCCTGAAGAAGTTATTGAATGTGTCTTGGAAGGTGTTAATGATGTATTATTTATTGATGCTCCACCAAATCTTAAACCATTAATTCAGATTAGATCGGGAGATATTGGATTAATTGGTAGAGGCGGAGAATTTGTTTCTGGCCTAGTAAGTGGTTTAGTGAAAAGCGTATTATCAGGTATATCTAAAACTATGTCGAAGACCATGTCTAAAACAATGAGTATAGGCTATGAGAAAAAGAAAATACCTGTACACATAAAAGTAGATAGCTTGAGTGATCTAGAAGCATTGGATATGACTATAGATTCATCAAGCATATCAGTATTTGATAGCGGTGATAAAATTGTTTTTGAAGGTAGGAGAAGCGTTGAAGGTTCTGTATCAATAGATAAGCATATAGATAAACTAGAGGTACGAAGTAATAGTGCATCAGGTAAACTATATTTCCCATTAACATTTGAAGAAGCATTGATCAATATAGATTCCTCTAATATTAATGGAACACTAAAAATCACTAAAAACATTAGATCAGTCATAGATTCCTCTAATGCTTCAATAAAAATACATGACCTAAGAGAATCAAACATTTCCCTCACAACTGATTCCTCAAGTGCAAACATAGAATTAAAATATAGTAGCTTCACTGGAACATCGCATTTAAAAATTAAATCAGATTCATCAGCACTAAACCTCAACATATATGTTCCTGAAAGTACTAGGATCAAGGCAGTTATTCATGGAAGTTATGGATATATCAACGTAGATGGCAGGAAGACTAGAGAGTATATTGATGTTGATTATGATAAGTCAGATTCTAGAATAGATATAGTTGTTAAAGCTGATTCAAGTGTTGTCAAAGTAAATATTCATAGAGAAAAATAG
- a CDS encoding Nre family DNA repair protein has translation MSRRSSWPRIDPKLCAVCRGRGWCGLSYCPLLARRMATYKLRRVVGSRELFGSSPPSVFVGRHGYPYVNIGPSIPPITGDTSIYDLPEKWLGLKLEKILDYRWSLVTGSRKHRVDDLSDSFIEKIHEIILSIKPVDVEVYLEKPPKPSIIFSEYEPPQGPRAPIKNVRVVGNPRIPRIIDRVYQDKDFKAVDAIIELYKHNIPVTIIQRIFSVGALGVQHRRRLVPTRWSITAVDDTISKYLVEKIKEYDEISGIEVYVRKYYDNLFIAILYPGKWSFEWMEAWWPGSTWNPGEREVVVEGDYEGFKGRTTYPEIGGCYYATRLAIAEHLYGRKKQAVAIVLREIYPGFNIPIGVWFVRENIRAMMRNKPVLKTNSIREVLEFIDKETKLGAEKWISSSRLLKRILYVETIDKYLHRRISDR, from the coding sequence ATGAGTAGGAGGAGTTCTTGGCCAAGAATAGATCCGAAGCTTTGTGCTGTTTGTCGTGGTAGGGGTTGGTGTGGTTTAAGTTATTGTCCATTGCTAGCTAGGCGTATGGCTACTTATAAGTTGAGAAGAGTTGTTGGTTCAAGGGAATTATTTGGCAGTAGTCCTCCTTCAGTATTTGTTGGTAGGCATGGTTATCCATATGTAAATATTGGGCCCTCTATTCCTCCTATAACAGGTGATACAAGCATCTATGATTTGCCCGAGAAATGGTTGGGCTTGAAATTGGAGAAGATACTTGATTATCGCTGGAGCTTAGTAACTGGTTCTAGAAAACATAGAGTAGATGATTTATCAGATTCTTTCATCGAGAAAATACATGAGATAATATTATCTATTAAACCAGTAGATGTAGAGGTTTACCTGGAGAAGCCTCCGAAACCCTCGATTATTTTCAGCGAATACGAGCCTCCTCAAGGTCCTAGAGCGCCTATTAAAAATGTTAGGGTTGTTGGTAATCCTAGAATACCAAGGATTATTGATAGGGTTTACCAAGATAAGGACTTTAAAGCTGTAGATGCGATCATTGAGCTTTACAAGCATAATATACCTGTTACTATTATTCAGAGAATATTTAGTGTTGGAGCTTTAGGGGTTCAGCATAGGAGGAGGCTTGTACCTACAAGATGGAGTATTACTGCTGTAGATGATACTATATCTAAGTATTTAGTTGAGAAAATAAAAGAATACGATGAGATCTCGGGGATCGAGGTATATGTGAGAAAATACTATGATAACTTATTCATAGCAATACTTTATCCTGGAAAATGGAGTTTTGAATGGATGGAGGCTTGGTGGCCTGGGTCAACATGGAATCCGGGTGAGAGAGAAGTAGTGGTTGAGGGAGACTATGAAGGATTCAAGGGTAGGACAACATATCCTGAAATAGGAGGATGCTATTATGCTACAAGACTAGCTATAGCAGAACACCTGTATGGGAGGAAGAAACAAGCAGTAGCAATTGTTCTGCGAGAAATTTATCCAGGATTCAATATACCTATAGGAGTATGGTTTGTCAGAGAAAACATTAGAGCAATGATGAGAAACAAACCTGTTCTAAAAACTAATAGTATAAGGGAAGTACTAGAGTTTATCGATAAAGAAACAAAACTTGGAGCAGAGAAATGGATAAGTTCATCTAGGCTCTTGAAGAGAATACTCTACGTTGAAACAATAGATAAGTATCTGCATCGTAGAATAAGTGATCGATGA
- a CDS encoding SPL family radical SAM protein gives MKIIFINVKRALSRSGLPDLDYALNPYMGCYHGCIYCYARLYTWINEIRENWGEIVAVKKNLINVLEKEIKYFRKGVVGVGTITDPYQPVEAIYELTRRSIELLLRHGFHVSIQTKNTLILRDTDLLTKHRDNVDVGFTITSLNNKKSRLYEPRASPPSMRAYALKQLSIRGIDTWIFYGPVIPGYNDDLDTRTKIIELARETGSRILIDSIHVKKFMYNKNHPLHQLIPIIRNYPWKRFLSETIKLCREYNVECIPGFAEPSKKESTLDSFMH, from the coding sequence ATGAAGATCATTTTTATTAATGTAAAAAGAGCTCTAAGTAGAAGTGGTTTACCGGATCTAGACTATGCCTTGAACCCTTACATGGGTTGTTATCATGGATGCATATATTGCTATGCTAGACTATACACTTGGATCAATGAGATCAGGGAGAATTGGGGAGAAATAGTTGCTGTGAAAAAGAACCTGATCAATGTTCTCGAGAAAGAGATAAAATATTTTCGAAAAGGAGTAGTGGGAGTGGGAACAATAACAGATCCGTATCAACCAGTTGAAGCAATATATGAGTTAACAAGGAGATCAATAGAGCTTCTTCTAAGACATGGATTCCATGTAAGTATTCAGACAAAGAATACCCTTATCCTCAGAGACACTGATTTATTAACGAAACATAGGGATAATGTTGATGTTGGTTTTACAATTACTTCTCTAAACAATAAAAAATCTAGATTATACGAGCCCAGAGCATCTCCACCCTCTATGCGGGCATATGCTTTAAAACAATTATCTATTAGAGGTATTGATACATGGATATTTTATGGACCAGTAATACCGGGTTATAACGATGATCTAGATACGAGAACTAAAATAATAGAGTTAGCGAGGGAAACAGGGAGCAGGATCTTGATAGATAGTATTCACGTCAAGAAGTTCATGTATAATAAAAACCATCCACTACACCAGCTAATACCTATAATTAGGAATTATCCATGGAAAAGATTTCTAAGTGAAACAATAAAGCTGTGTAGAGAATACAATGTAGAATGCATTCCCGGCTTTGCAGAACCATCTAAAAAAGAATCTACACTTGATTCATTTATGCATTAA